ACTTTTGAAATAATGTTATTAGTAAGTCCGAGCTCAGCTACTTTATCTAGGTGATAAAAAGGTAGTTTTTTATTTAATTCTCGGCATACTTTTTCATAAATAGGCTCGCAACTAATGATGTCTTCAAGTACTTGTTCTAACCTGCCAAAAATATTGTTGCCATCACGGGTTAGGTATTGTCCTTGACCTAATCGAGTACGTGCGGAGCCAGGGGTTTGTAATAATTGTGCAACTTTATGTGATGTTTCATCGTTAGGTTTTTTTAACCAAGTACCTAGAGGGAAGATGATCACGCGTAATAATTTTCCAACAATTTTGTTAGGAAAATTACTAATCAACTCATCAATAGCATGTTGGATATTGTAGAGACAATCCTCTACAGCCCATTGTACTAGAGGAAGGTCAGCAGTATTTCTTCCTTCATCATTATAGCGTTTCAAGGTCGCGCTCGCTAAATACAGTTGACTTAGTACATCACCTAACCTTGCTGAAATTCGCTCTTTACGTTTTAAATCTGCACCAAGTGATAACATAGAAATATCTGAAAGCATGGCTAAATTGGCACTAAAACGTGTCAGTAATTGATAATAGCGGCGTGTCCCATCATCATATGGACTGCCTAAGAAACGTGAACCGGTAATTGAGCACCATAAACTACGGCTAATGTTACTGAGACTAAAACCTATATGACCAAAAAGGGCATGGTCAAAATCATTGAGCGCTTGTTCATTATCACTATTATTTGCTGCTTCTAATTCTGCTAATACGTATGGGTGGCAACGAATAGCACCTTGACCATAAATTATCATACTGCGAGTAAGAATATTGGCTCCTTCAACCGTCACAGCAATAGGTGCGCCTTGATAACCACGCGCTAGGTAATTATTCGGTCCCATACAAATACCTTTTCCGCCATGAATATCCATCGCATCAATAATAGAAGAGCGCATTTTTTCAGTAAGATGGTATTTAGCTATGGCTGAAATAACAGAAGGTTTTTCTCCCAAGTCGATGGCACCCGTTGACATCGTTGTGACAGCGTCCATTAAATAGGCATTAGCACCGATACGGGCAAGTGGCTCTTCAATACCCTCCATTTTACCTATTGGCATCTTAAACTGCCGTCTTATGCGGCTATATGCACCTGTAGCTAACGCTGCGGTTTTAACACCGCCCGTGCTATTAGAAGGCAATGTAATTGCGCGCCCAACAGATAAACACTCCACTAACATACGCCAACCTTGTCCTGCCATGTCTGAACCACCGATTATAAAATCTAGTGGGACAAAAACATCTTTCCCTTGGGTTGGTCCATTTTGAAAAGGAACGTTTAGGGGAAAATGCCTACGACCAATCGTTATTCCTTCAATATCAGTTGGGATAAGTGCACAAGTAATACCTAAGTCTTCTTGCTCAGATAGAAGATTATCGGGGTCTTGTAATTTAAAGGCTAATCCTAGCACTGTAGCGATAGGGGCAAGGGTGATGTAACGTTTATCCCACGTCAACTTCATTCCTAAAACATCTTCTCCGTTAAATTGCCCATGACATATAACACCATAATCAGGGATAGATCCTGCATCGGATCCTGCCTCAGGACTTGTTAGCGCAAAACAAGGTATTTCTTCACCTTTCGCTAGGCGAGGTAAGTAGTAATCCTGCTGTTCTTTTGTACCGTATTCCTGTAATAATTCACCAGGACCTAAAGAGTTTGGAACACCGACCGTGCTGGCAAGAACCGAGCTCACGCCGGTGAGTTTTTGTAATACTCTAGATTGAGCATAAGCTGAAAATTCTAATCCACCATATTGTTTTTTAATAATCATGGCAAAAAATTTATTTTCTTTTAAGAACTGCCATATTTCTGGTGGAAGATCAGCAATTTCATGGGTAATATGCCAATCGTTAACCATGGCACAAACTTGTTCAACAGGCCCATCTAAGAAGGCTTTTTCTTGTGAACTCAGTCTAGGGCGAGGGTAATTGTGAAGTTTCAGCCAGTCAGGGTCACCACGAAATAAATCTGCATCGAACCAGGTGGTGCCAGCATCGATAGCTTCTTGTTCTGTCGAAGACATTTGCGGCATTATTTTTTTAAAAATAGCCAATAAAGGCATACTAATAAACTGCTGACGAATATTATCAATATTTATCGGCAAGGCTATGACAGCAAAAAGTAACCAAGAAACTATGCCGATTATGTTAAATAAAGACCCTAACGCCATTAGAGCGGCAAAACATAAGGTAAAACTTGATAATGATGCCCTTGTATAGCTCATAAACCAAGTTAGGGTTAGCGCGACGATTAACCAAATAATAATATCCACAAGGATTTCCTTTTAGTGTATGTTTTATGTGAAGAGAAATGAGAGAAAAAGTATTTGAATTTAAAATAATTTTTAGTCAATGATATACTCTATTTATAGAATAAATTGTAGGTTTAGCCAAGCACAATCTACTTTATAAGTGCTTGGTTGTATTAAGAGGTTAAAAAATGTGTGAATTGTTAGCAATGAGTGCCAATGTACCAACTGATATCTGTTTCAGCTTTAGTGGTTTAATGCAACGTGGTGGTAATACTGGGCCTCATCGAGATGGCTGGGGTGTAACTTTTTATGAAGGTAAGGGCTGTCGTAGTTTTAAAGACCCTAAGCCAAGTGCACAATCTCCAATAGCTGAGCTTGTTACAAAATATCCAATGAAAAGTGAAGCGGTGATTTGTCATATTCGACAAGCTAATTCAGGTAAGGTTTGTCTTGAAAATACTCATCCATTTGTTAGACAAATGTGGGGAAGAAACTGGACCTATGCACATAACGGTCAATTAAAAGACTTTGAGAATGAGCTGCCCATTGAATTTCATTTACCTATTGGTACAACCGATAGTGAACATGCCTTTTGTTGGATACTTGACCAATTGCATCTTGAGTTTGGCGCCAAGCAAGTTGACGCAAAGTTATTGTTTGATTTTATAGCTTCATTGGCGGCAAAGATAGATAAGC
The DNA window shown above is from Colwellia psychrerythraea 34H and carries:
- a CDS encoding class II glutamine amidotransferase; this encodes MCELLAMSANVPTDICFSFSGLMQRGGNTGPHRDGWGVTFYEGKGCRSFKDPKPSAQSPIAELVTKYPMKSEAVICHIRQANSGKVCLENTHPFVRQMWGRNWTYAHNGQLKDFENELPIEFHLPIGTTDSEHAFCWILDQLHLEFGAKQVDAKLLFDFIASLAAKIDKLGVANIIITDGEYLFAYCSNNLHWLTRRAPFGQASLIDAEMAVDFQKETTSNDVVTVIATKPLTDNETWHKMLAGQWQLFCLGKLVAGDLICQEKA
- the fadE gene encoding acyl-CoA dehydrogenase FadE; its protein translation is MDIIIWLIVALTLTWFMSYTRASLSSFTLCFAALMALGSLFNIIGIVSWLLFAVIALPINIDNIRQQFISMPLLAIFKKIMPQMSSTEQEAIDAGTTWFDADLFRGDPDWLKLHNYPRPRLSSQEKAFLDGPVEQVCAMVNDWHITHEIADLPPEIWQFLKENKFFAMIIKKQYGGLEFSAYAQSRVLQKLTGVSSVLASTVGVPNSLGPGELLQEYGTKEQQDYYLPRLAKGEEIPCFALTSPEAGSDAGSIPDYGVICHGQFNGEDVLGMKLTWDKRYITLAPIATVLGLAFKLQDPDNLLSEQEDLGITCALIPTDIEGITIGRRHFPLNVPFQNGPTQGKDVFVPLDFIIGGSDMAGQGWRMLVECLSVGRAITLPSNSTGGVKTAALATGAYSRIRRQFKMPIGKMEGIEEPLARIGANAYLMDAVTTMSTGAIDLGEKPSVISAIAKYHLTEKMRSSIIDAMDIHGGKGICMGPNNYLARGYQGAPIAVTVEGANILTRSMIIYGQGAIRCHPYVLAELEAANNSDNEQALNDFDHALFGHIGFSLSNISRSLWCSITGSRFLGSPYDDGTRRYYQLLTRFSANLAMLSDISMLSLGADLKRKERISARLGDVLSQLYLASATLKRYNDEGRNTADLPLVQWAVEDCLYNIQHAIDELISNFPNKIVGKLLRVIIFPLGTWLKKPNDETSHKVAQLLQTPGSARTRLGQGQYLTRDGNNIFGRLEQVLEDIISCEPIYEKVCRELNKKLPFYHLDKVAELGLTNNIISKVEAELLTTAEVGRQWVIAVDDFDSKDMTAFSGSA